The DNA sequence TGGCCTCAAGTTTCGGCAATGCAAAAATCTAAGAAAATTGTCATCTTAGGCCATTTTGGCGTGGGCAAGACCTCGCTGATCAGAAGATTTGTGAAAAATAGCTTTTCTGATAAGTACAAGGTCACCATTGGGGTACACATCTCAAAAAAAGTGGTTGAGGTCGGATCTGACGAATCTATTTCAATGATTTTGTGGGATTTGGAAGGAACCGATGATATCAGAATGATTCGAAACCCATACCTTCTGGGTACGCATGGAGCTTTCTTTGTCTTTGATGTCAATCGGCCATCGACTTTTCAGAACATACAAGAAGACCTTTCGGTGTTATCGGAAAAAATGCCCGATGTTCCCCTTTTGATCATTGGCAACAAGGTAGATCTTGTAGATCAAGATGATTTAAATCTCCTTTTGAAAGAAAACGATATTTCTTTTGACTTTCTTACAAGTGCCAAGACAGGTGAATGGGTAGAAGATGCGTTTCTGCAAATGGCAACCCTTTTAAAAGATGCTTGAGCGTTACAAACAGCAATACATTGGCAAGAACATTCAATTTGTTTTTGTGGACGATGACGGTACGGTAAGAGAAAGCGACCAAACCATTTTTCGTTTTCAAATAGGTTTTCGCATTGCCGAGGTCCATCCGTTTTTTGAAACGCTTTCTTTCTTGGAAGGTATACAGGAAAATGAGTTTTCGTTCAATTGCGTACATCTCGAAGTTGATGACAATGAGCATATTGTCGATATAAGGGTTGTTGGGCAAGAGGCTGGAATATTGATGGTCATAATCGACCATACCCAATATTATCAAGAGTATCAGACCGTTGCACAGGCAAGAAATGAATCGATTATAAAAGCTGAGCTCATTGTATTGAAAAATAAGGAGCTCGAAGAGCGTGAACGGTTCAAGAACAGGTTTATCCAAAATTTCAGCCATGAGCTTAGAAATCCACTTACGGGCATAGTTTCCATTACCAATATATTATCGGCAACTGATTTGAACGTTCAGCAACGACAACTACTTGACTTTCTCAAAGAGGCCAATACCAACCTCAAATCAATGCTCGAAGATATCTTGAGCATCAGCATGATGGCTTCGGGAAAACTGGCATTGAAAGAAAAAGCGTTCAAGCTTTCAAGTCTGCTCGAACTTCTAGAGTTCACCTATGGCAATAGGGCAAAGAACAAAGGGCTGCAATTCTCGGTTGATGTAGATGAAAGATTACCTGAATATGTAGAGGGCGACCGATTGCGACTGTACCAGGTATTGACCAACTTACTTGAAAATGCGGTTAAATATACAGAAAGCGGCACGGTTTCGCTTACCGTTCATGTAAATCAAAAAAGGGCCAACAAGGTCAGTCTGCATTTTGAAGTCTCTGACACGGGCATGGGTATTTCGCCAGAAAACCATGTACTTATTTTTGAAAGCTTTTCACGCCTTGACCGATATGACAACAAAGGAGGGGTAGGGATCGGCCTTACCATTGTAAAAGGACTTTTAGAATTGATGGGCAGCGAAATTAAAATGGAATCACATCTTGAAAAAGGCACAAGATTCTACTTTGACCTTACCCTGAAATATCCTTTGTATTCAATTAAAAAATCACTTATCAAGTCTAAAGGCCGCATCGTAGAAAACACCATTTCAAAAAGGGATAAGAAATATAGGCTATTGTTGGTCGAAGACGACGAACGTGTGCAGATGACGCTTTTTAAAATTTTAGCGGACACGGAGCACTTTTATATAGAACTGGCAAATGATGGGGCACGCGTGATTGAAGAAGTGATCAACAATACTTATGACTTGATCGTGATGGACGTGAACCTGCCCAATGCTTCAGGTGACCATCTCACCCATATAATACGCGAATTGCCCTTTGGCAAGGTTCGAGACGTTCCTATTATTGGCATTACCGCGAACGCATTCGATGAAGATATCAAAAGGTATTTGAGAGTGGGCATGAATCAGGTGATTACCAAACCCTTTGAAGCGCATAAACTGCTCGAGGCCATTTACAACTATTTGAAATGACAAGGTTGTTGTAGGAAAAATACGAATAACTATGCATTTCATCGATGATTATACGCATTTTGTCGATAAGGCAAAGTTGTCTTTCCGTTCTTTCTTCCATTTATGAGCACCATGTTAGATTTAGATGCTTTTAGCTTTTCAAGGTGAAAAAGCCAATCAACAACCAAAACCAATGACATGGATTTTCCCTTTTTGACAGAGATTTTTTTCATCATCAGTTTGCTGGCATTTCTTATCGCCATGTTTATCATACTGCCGACATTGATCAATGATAGAAAGGGAAAAGGGCACCGAAAAAAAAAAGAAACACCTTTAGCCCACAGAATTGAGGGAGGCAAAAAAATGAAATATGCGATTGTTCGCCTAAAGCAGTAAGGCATAGGGTCAAGCTGTATGGACACTAACCATAGTTTACCCTTTGATCGGCCTAGGCTCAAAACTCTTCTGAGATAGCGACAATTGATTCACCCCATTGTTGATGTCGATGAAATTGGCATTGATTTTTGAGTTGGTTGGTTGATTTGGGCCCCGTCAAGGGGCCTTTTTTTAACTTTTAATGGCACATAGAATGAATACCGAACACGAGAACGAATCATTGTTTATTGGGGCTACGTTCAGTTGCGACCTCCCAAAAGGGCATGGTAAGAGATTACCAAACAAGATTCCATTTGGCACCTATAACGAACACGGGAAAGAAAACCATAACCACGGGTTGAACAATGAAGAAAACATTTGAAAGATTGCTATTGTTGTTTTTCGTGATGGCCGCACTCTTGAACCTTTGTTGCCTGTTGTTCAAATGACATAAAGAGGTAAGATTACCAATATTTGTGACGTTACTTGATCATCCGCCCATCCAACAAATTGATAATCCTTGAGCCATAGGCCGCATTCTTCTCAGAGTGGGTCACTTGAATAATGGTCACCCTGTCTTCTTCATTTAACCTTTTAAAGAGCTCCATAATCTCTTCGCTCTGTTGTGAGTTGAGGTTGCCTGTAGGTTCGTCGGCCAAAATCAACTTTGGTTTAGAAATTAAGGCCCTGGCAACCCCTACCAATTGTTGTTGTCCGCCGCTTAACTGGGCCGGGAACAAATCTTTTTTGCCCACAATATTGAAACGGTCCAGCATATCGCCGACCATGGCCTTGCGTTCTGAGCCTTTAAATTTTTTGTAAAGTAGGGGCATTTCCAAGTTTTCATAAACGGTCAGATCATCCAATAAATGGTATGATTGAAAGACAAAGCCTATATATTCTTTATACAGATTCGAGCGGTGCTTTTCTTTTAAGGTATGTACAGACTCGTTCAAAAAATGATATTCTCCCTCATCAAACCGATCCAGCATTCCGATGACATTGAGAAGCGTTGATTTTCCAGAACCCGAAGGTCCCATGATGGAAATAAACTCCCCTTCCTCAACGGATAGATTGATGTCTTTCAATAAGAATATACGTTGGCCACCCGAGTTGACCCATTTAAAGATGTTTTTTAATTGTAGTAGCATGGTACTCTATTTTAAATATGTTATTCATCCCTTAAAGATTCTACGGGATTTACTATTGCCGCCCTAAAACTTTGCCAGCTTACTGTTAACAACGCGATTGTCAATGCAGTAATTCCGGCTAAAGCAAATACCCACCAGTCAAGGTTTGTTTTATAGGCAAAACCCTCTAACCATTGGTTCATGGCATACCATGATACCGGTACTGCAATAATAAATGCTAAGCCTACCCATTTCACAAAATCTTTGTTTAACAAAGAAAGTATTTGGGTTATTGTTGCTCCGTTGACCTTTCGCACGCCAATTTCCTTCTTCCGTCGAATAACGGTATAAGAAGTAAGTCCAAACAATCCCATCGAAGCGATTAAAATGGACAAAATGGTGAAAATCTGAAATGCCGTGCCAAAGGCTTTGTCGTCTTTGTATTGGGCTTCAAAGTTTTCATCAAGAAAAGTGTATTTGAAAGTACTTTGGGGAAATATTTCCTTCCAAGTGTCCTCAATCTGCACCATGGCTTCCCCTAGGCCATCAGCAATCACAGCTTTTTGATTCAGTTTTGCAAGAATGTTACTAGAACTGGAGCCATATCGCAAAATCATGGGCTCAATACCCGTTTTCAATCCGAAATGGTGATAGTCCTTTAAAACTCCTACAATGGTCCAATCTTGATTCCAGAATCGTACAGTTTTTCCAATAGCTTCTTTCGAATCTGAAATTCCCATAAAACGAATGAATTTTTCATTCATGACAATGTCATTGCCAAGACCTTGGGAATTTTCCCTAAAGGGTTTGCCTGCGGCAAATTCAAAACCCATCAATTCAAAATATTTGGGGCTTACGGCGTAATTATAGGTGATACGTTTATCGTCTCTTCTTCCATCAGGAAAGGTAATTCCCGCACTAGAACCTAAATCTTCATATCTGCCGCCAGGAAAGGTGTTTGCAGTAGCTGTTTGTTCTATAAAAGGCAGGTTTTGCAATTTATCCTTAAACGTTTTTATCCCCTGAACAATAGTGGAATCAGAGCTTGAATTGAGCACTTGCCAATGTAGGGCGACCACTTGTTGCAAATCTGTACCTGTTGGTTGGTTTTTCAGAAAACCAATTTGCTTGCTGATCATTATGGTTCCCACTATTAAAACAATAGTCGCGAAAAATTGACCTATAATCAGTGCTTTTCTGATGTTAAGTCCCAAGGAGGATGAGTGAACCTTGCCCTTTAGTGTTTTGGTTGGAGTATAGCCACTTAGCACAAAGGCCGGATATATCCCTGACATGGCCGCTCCTAATAGGATTAGACCAAAAAGGGGCAATATTTGGGCAAAGTTTGGAATTCCGAAAGACAGCTCTTTTCCAATAAACGCATTGTAGGATGGCAAGAATACAATGACAATACCGATTGCAATGGCAATGGCAATAAAGTTCAGCAAAAGCGACTCCAACAACGATTGTATGATGATTTGTGGTTTCTGGGCCCCTGCTACTTTTCGAATGCCTGTTTCCTTAGCTCGTTCTATTGATTTGGCCGTAGAAAGATTAATGTAATTCAACCATGAAAGAACTATGATAATCAACCCGATTGCAAATAGGAACCGAACCCTTAGGATGCTCCCGTTTGCCTCTGCCTCATAAGGCTTGTTGGAATATAAATGAATGTCTTCCAAAGGTTCAATATTATGCCTTTCGAAGGGCAAGGCCTCTATTTTGAAATCCTTTATTTTTTGTTGCAGTTGCCGGGCATTCGTCTTTGGGTCAATGCTGAGAAAAGTATAATAGACATTTTGGTTCCAAGTATATTCCCAATCCCTCTCAAAAGCATCCCAAGCTCGAAAAGTGCTAAACGAAACTAAAAAATCGTTCTTGATATGTGTTTGTCGGTTGTTTTCTTTTAGAATTCCCGTGATAGTAAAAGAAGGGCTGTTTCCATTATGCAGTTTTAGTGATTTGCCCATAGGTTCCTCATTGCCAAATAATTTCTTGGCCAAAGATTCTGTTAAGACCATGGAGTAGGGTTCGGTTAAGGCATTTTGTGCATTCCCTTGTCTTAACTTAAGGTCAAAAAGCTCTAAAAAAGAAGGATCGGCCAAAGACCCTTTGTTGTGCTCATAGATTTCATTGTCTTTTAGGAGCACAATACCGTTAAAATAGCGCAGCCTTGCATAATCAAATATTTCAGGAAAATTTTCCTTTAAGGTTTCCCCCGTTACGATATAGCTATTGGCATCCCCTGCGACCCATTTATCCCCTTCAAGGTAGTCCATGTAGGCCCTGTAAATGTTTTCAGAACCATCAAAAGTGTCATAGCTTTCTTCATGGTTGACATATAACATTATCAGTATAAAACAAGCGGTGCCGACAGCCAGACCAAAGATATTTATGAAAGAATACAGCTTGTTTTTGAGCAAATACCTCGTAGCGATTTTCAAGAATAGTTTGTACATGGCTTATTATTATTCTGTCCGTAAACTTTTCACCGGATTCGCTACAGCGGCTTTTATGCTTTGGTAGCTAACCGTAAGCTGAGCAACGTTAAGTCCAAAGGTGTTGAGAAATGTAATAAAGGATTGATTTTTTAACATGATTGTTTGTTTTAATGATTGAAATGACTTTTTACTCCGTCCTTAAACTCTTTATAGGGTTTGTTTGTGCCGCTCTAAGTGTTTTATATCCTATTGTAAGCACGGTGATTAGAATTACGCCTGTAATGGCAAGGGCAAAAATCCACCAAGACAGCTGGGTGTGATATTTATAATTCTCAAGCCATCGATTCATTAAAAGCCAAGCAATTGGCGAGGCGATGGCCCCCGCAACCAAAATCATCAGCAGGAAATCTTTGGCCAATAGCGCCAAAATGTTACCTAGACTGCTTCCCAAGACCTTTCGAATACCGATTTCCTTTGTTTTTTGGGTTATAAAGAAACTTATTAGGCCATAAACCCCCAAACAGCCTATTAGAATGGCCAGTGCTGAAAAAACCTTGGTCAACGACAGAAATTGTTGCTCCGCTTCATATTGCTCTGCCACCCTATCATCTAGAAACTCGTAGTCAAAGACGAAATCGGGAAATAATTTTAACCATTCCTTTTCAATACCTGATAGAATTTTTGAGGCTTGACCCAAGTTAATATTTATTGCAAATTCACTGTAATAATCTTCAATGGGTGCGATAAAAACCGGACTGATGTTTTCAACAAATGATTCATTATGAAAGTCTGAGATCACTCCGACGATTTTCGATTGTACATTGCCTCCATTAATTTCCAATTTCCTTCCAAGTAGTTCATTTACATTGGAAACACCAACTTTTTCGGCGAAGGTTTTATTGACCAAAACTTCGTCAACGGTATCTTTTTCCATGAAATTTCGACCGGCCAAAATAGGAATTTCGAATGTACCGACATAATCACTGTCAGCTGCTTTGACCTGTATATTGAATTCTTCATCTTCTGGTTTATTGTTGTATCGAACACTAGTACCCCAGTTTCTGTTGCTAGCACCAGGTGAAGCGAAACAAGTAGTTATCTTTTCTACGCCCACAAGGTTTGAAATGCGTTCTTTCAAACCTTTTAACTGTATGCCCTCAACATTGTCATTTGGAATTTCAACCATAACAATGGAGTTTTTCTCATACCCCAAATCTGAAGAGATGGCATATTCAATTTGTTGGTTGATCACTATAGTACCAACAATCAAAACAATTGCAATGACAAACTGGGTAATCACTAAGGTTTTACGTGTTATCGAACGACCCATGTCTTTAGTGGAAAGCTGATTTTTTAAGGCTAAGATTGGAGCTACCTTGGCCAGCAGCACTCCAGGGTAGCTGCCTGCAAGAAAAGTAACCAAGAGCAATAGCAACATTAAGAATCCTATGAACCTAACATCCAACATGTTTTTTAATGAAAGGGATAGATCAAATAGGGAATTAAACCATGGTAGCACCAAAAAGCATATGCCAATACCAACTAACAAAGCCAAAAAACCGGTCAGTAAGGTCTCTACCATGAATTGCCAAAACAATTGGTTTTTTAACCCGCCAACAACCTTGCGCAAACCCACTTCCTTTGAACGGTAAAAGGATTGTCCGGTTGAAATATTGATGAAGTTGATACAGGCCATTCCCAAAATGAAAAGGCCTATCAAAGAGAATATCCAGAGCGTTTTTCTGTTCACATTACCTCCGTACTTTGTGTTTAGATGAATATCGGCTAAGGGCTGAAGTTTATAAACATGTTTATTTTTTGATTTTGGTCTAAACTTCTTTGGATATTCAGTAAGATTCCTTTCAATTGCAGCAATATCTTGATTGGGATGTAGCAAACCGAAACACATGAGATTCGAAGTGATTCCTCCCCAACTCTCACTGGCAACAAAATCAAAAAAAGAAGATATTGTTGCAAATGAAACGAAGACTTTACCAGTGAACATAGTGGTTTCAGGGAATTGTTTCAATACCCCTGTAATGGTAATGAGCTCGGTATTTCCAAGCAAAAAGCTCTTTCCAATAGGATTTTCATGCCCAAACAGCCTAAGGGCCATATCCTCAGTTATAACTGCCGTATTTGGTTCAGTAATTGGAACATCACCGGAACCGTTTACCAAAGGGAAATTGAATATTTTAAAGAAATCTGCTTCCACAAACCGCAATTCGTCATCTAACTTTATTTTTAAGTTGCGGTCTTCAATGGTTAAAACTTCATCGCCCCAATATATCATTTTCGCCATTTTGGTGGCGTAAGTGTAGTCTTTCTTAAAGGCATTCGAAAATCCGGGGGGAACAGAAGCAGTATGCGTAATTATATCCGTTTGCTGTTCAGTAACGAACCTAAAAATACGTTCACTGTTGTGATGGAATTTATCATAGCTTAAATGATGGTTGACAAATAAAAATATCAGTGTTGCACATCCAAAACCTATTGCCAGGCCAAGAATGTTGATCAGTGAGAACACTTTTCTTTTTAGGAGACTCCTCCATGCTATTTTTAATTGGTTTTTAAACATGATTTTGTCTTTTTTATTGATGATTTACTCTGTGCGTAAGCTTTTCACCGGATTCACTACAGCTGCTTTAATGCTTTGGTAACTAACGGTAATCACGGCAATGGCAATGGCCAAAAAGGCGGCCAAAAGAAGCATCCACCATTGAATCTCGATTCGATATGAGAAATCTTCAAGCCATTGGTTCATGGCAAACCAACCTACAGGAACTGAAATAAGAATGGCCCAACCCACCATTTTCAAGAAATCAGTGGTCAGACGATACGATATTTGGCCTACACTGGCCCCCAAAACTTTTCGTACCCCGATTTCCTTTGTTCGTTTTTGGGCATTGAAGGTAGCAAGCCCGAACAGGCCCAAACAGGCAATTAGAATAGAGAGCACCGTAAAAACGGAAAAGATTTTGCCCAATCGCTGTTCTGCCTCGTAGCTGTCATTGAAGGATTCATCCAAAAAATAGTAATTGAATGGCTGACCGGGGGCAATCTGTTGCCAGATACGTTCAATACCCGAAACAGCTGCAGAAATGTCTTGAGGGCCCAACTTGACGGCCATAGATCCCGGGAAACGCCCGATAGTCAAGCCCAAAGCTTTGATGTTGTTTCTTAAAGATTCAAAATGGAAGTCCTCAACAACCCCAATAATGGTCTGATAATCGATATTGTCACCGGCCTCACCTAAATCTGGTGATACCCTAAGCCCTAGGGCATTTTCCGCATTTAAATTCAAGACCTTGATTGCGGCCTGGTTGAGAATAATGGCCGAAGAGTCGGTAGGGATGTTTCTATTGAAATCCCTGCCGGCAATAAGCCGTAGCCCCAAGGTAGAAACGTAATCATGGTCAACCCTCCAATTCTCCATATTAATGGCTTCTTCTTGATTAAAGGCACCTTCTTTGAAAAAAGTTTGACTGCTTCTCGCCGATGGGGTCGGGAAAAAGCTGCTCAAGGTGACATTCTTCACCTGTCCCAACTTTTTCACCTCGTCTCTCAATGACAGTATTCGATCGCCAGCATTATTGACGTCTTCCAATACCAACACTTGATCTTTTTCAAAGCCCAGTTCTTTGCTTTGAATGAAACGCAGCTGTTGGTAGACCACCACGGTAGCAATGATTAAAAAGACCGAAATGGCAAATTGGAAAACGACCAAAGAGCTTCTTACCTTACTTCCACCA is a window from the Muricauda sp. SCSIO 65647 genome containing:
- a CDS encoding Rab family GTPase, encoding MQKSKKIVILGHFGVGKTSLIRRFVKNSFSDKYKVTIGVHISKKVVEVGSDESISMILWDLEGTDDIRMIRNPYLLGTHGAFFVFDVNRPSTFQNIQEDLSVLSEKMPDVPLLIIGNKVDLVDQDDLNLLLKENDISFDFLTSAKTGEWVEDAFLQMATLLKDA
- a CDS encoding ABC transporter ATP-binding protein, with product MLLQLKNIFKWVNSGGQRIFLLKDINLSVEEGEFISIMGPSGSGKSTLLNVIGMLDRFDEGEYHFLNESVHTLKEKHRSNLYKEYIGFVFQSYHLLDDLTVYENLEMPLLYKKFKGSERKAMVGDMLDRFNIVGKKDLFPAQLSGGQQQLVGVARALISKPKLILADEPTGNLNSQQSEEIMELFKRLNEEDRVTIIQVTHSEKNAAYGSRIINLLDGRMIK
- a CDS encoding ATP-binding protein — encoded protein: MLERYKQQYIGKNIQFVFVDDDGTVRESDQTIFRFQIGFRIAEVHPFFETLSFLEGIQENEFSFNCVHLEVDDNEHIVDIRVVGQEAGILMVIIDHTQYYQEYQTVAQARNESIIKAELIVLKNKELEERERFKNRFIQNFSHELRNPLTGIVSITNILSATDLNVQQRQLLDFLKEANTNLKSMLEDILSISMMASGKLALKEKAFKLSSLLELLEFTYGNRAKNKGLQFSVDVDERLPEYVEGDRLRLYQVLTNLLENAVKYTESGTVSLTVHVNQKRANKVSLHFEVSDTGMGISPENHVLIFESFSRLDRYDNKGGVGIGLTIVKGLLELMGSEIKMESHLEKGTRFYFDLTLKYPLYSIKKSLIKSKGRIVENTISKRDKKYRLLLVEDDERVQMTLFKILADTEHFYIELANDGARVIEEVINNTYDLIVMDVNLPNASGDHLTHIIRELPFGKVRDVPIIGITANAFDEDIKRYLRVGMNQVITKPFEAHKLLEAIYNYLK
- a CDS encoding ABC transporter permease; amino-acid sequence: MYKLFLKIATRYLLKNKLYSFINIFGLAVGTACFILIMLYVNHEESYDTFDGSENIYRAYMDYLEGDKWVAGDANSYIVTGETLKENFPEIFDYARLRYFNGIVLLKDNEIYEHNKGSLADPSFLELFDLKLRQGNAQNALTEPYSMVLTESLAKKLFGNEEPMGKSLKLHNGNSPSFTITGILKENNRQTHIKNDFLVSFSTFRAWDAFERDWEYTWNQNVYYTFLSIDPKTNARQLQQKIKDFKIEALPFERHNIEPLEDIHLYSNKPYEAEANGSILRVRFLFAIGLIIIVLSWLNYINLSTAKSIERAKETGIRKVAGAQKPQIIIQSLLESLLLNFIAIAIAIGIVIVFLPSYNAFIGKELSFGIPNFAQILPLFGLILLGAAMSGIYPAFVLSGYTPTKTLKGKVHSSSLGLNIRKALIIGQFFATIVLIVGTIMISKQIGFLKNQPTGTDLQQVVALHWQVLNSSSDSTIVQGIKTFKDKLQNLPFIEQTATANTFPGGRYEDLGSSAGITFPDGRRDDKRITYNYAVSPKYFELMGFEFAAGKPFRENSQGLGNDIVMNEKFIRFMGISDSKEAIGKTVRFWNQDWTIVGVLKDYHHFGLKTGIEPMILRYGSSSSNILAKLNQKAVIADGLGEAMVQIEDTWKEIFPQSTFKYTFLDENFEAQYKDDKAFGTAFQIFTILSILIASMGLFGLTSYTVIRRKKEIGVRKVNGATITQILSLLNKDFVKWVGLAFIIAVPVSWYAMNQWLEGFAYKTNLDWWVFALAGITALTIALLTVSWQSFRAAIVNPVESLRDE
- a CDS encoding ABC transporter permease; this encodes MFKNQLKIAWRSLLKRKVFSLINILGLAIGFGCATLIFLFVNHHLSYDKFHHNSERIFRFVTEQQTDIITHTASVPPGFSNAFKKDYTYATKMAKMIYWGDEVLTIEDRNLKIKLDDELRFVEADFFKIFNFPLVNGSGDVPITEPNTAVITEDMALRLFGHENPIGKSFLLGNTELITITGVLKQFPETTMFTGKVFVSFATISSFFDFVASESWGGITSNLMCFGLLHPNQDIAAIERNLTEYPKKFRPKSKNKHVYKLQPLADIHLNTKYGGNVNRKTLWIFSLIGLFILGMACINFINISTGQSFYRSKEVGLRKVVGGLKNQLFWQFMVETLLTGFLALLVGIGICFLVLPWFNSLFDLSLSLKNMLDVRFIGFLMLLLLLVTFLAGSYPGVLLAKVAPILALKNQLSTKDMGRSITRKTLVITQFVIAIVLIVGTIVINQQIEYAISSDLGYEKNSIVMVEIPNDNVEGIQLKGLKERISNLVGVEKITTCFASPGASNRNWGTSVRYNNKPEDEEFNIQVKAADSDYVGTFEIPILAGRNFMEKDTVDEVLVNKTFAEKVGVSNVNELLGRKLEINGGNVQSKIVGVISDFHNESFVENISPVFIAPIEDYYSEFAININLGQASKILSGIEKEWLKLFPDFVFDYEFLDDRVAEQYEAEQQFLSLTKVFSALAILIGCLGVYGLISFFITQKTKEIGIRKVLGSSLGNILALLAKDFLLMILVAGAIASPIAWLLMNRWLENYKYHTQLSWWIFALAITGVILITVLTIGYKTLRAAQTNPIKSLRTE